One Bacteroidales bacterium DNA segment encodes these proteins:
- a CDS encoding alkaline phosphatase produces the protein MKQLVFIRHAGFLAFVLSGLFLWLPLKGQYESGRMERPKNVILMIGDGMGISQLSSTYYFPDEKGKEEEPAFSRFKYIGLARTSSGQEVVTQSPAAATALATGYKTYNMAVGVDLDTVVRENIVEILSLRGYMTGVIATSHITDATPAGFYAHQPDRYMQAEIAKDLLNSEIDFFAGGGSKYFRDSTGAFPFEEYGIEINYRKLKKIKKPEEGRRYGFLLGQEHMPTMLHGRGDFLARATSIAMDFLATGTEGYFLMVEGSQIDWAGHGNQVEYMKAEVNDFESTVGIVMDYAQENGETLVIVTADHETGGFTLGAAGNNSQGTSDYSVIEPTFASTNHSAALVPVFAYGPGAENFIGVYENTEIYHKLVELMESE, from the coding sequence ATGAAGCAATTAGTTTTTATCAGGCATGCAGGATTTCTGGCATTTGTGTTGTCAGGACTGTTTTTATGGCTGCCCTTAAAGGGGCAATATGAATCTGGCAGGATGGAGCGACCTAAAAATGTGATCCTGATGATCGGCGATGGCATGGGGATTTCACAGCTCTCTTCCACCTACTATTTCCCGGATGAGAAAGGAAAAGAAGAGGAGCCGGCTTTCAGCCGTTTTAAGTATATCGGACTTGCCAGGACTTCTTCCGGGCAGGAAGTGGTAACCCAGTCCCCCGCCGCAGCAACAGCGCTGGCTACCGGTTACAAAACCTACAACATGGCTGTTGGTGTGGACCTGGATACCGTGGTGCGTGAAAATATTGTCGAAATACTGTCCCTCCGGGGATATATGACCGGGGTCATTGCCACTTCCCATATTACCGATGCCACACCGGCAGGATTTTATGCCCATCAGCCCGACCGGTATATGCAGGCCGAAATTGCTAAGGACTTATTAAACTCGGAGATCGATTTTTTTGCTGGCGGCGGCTCCAAATATTTCAGGGACTCCACCGGAGCCTTTCCCTTTGAGGAGTATGGCATTGAAATTAACTATCGCAAACTGAAGAAAATCAAAAAACCGGAAGAGGGGCGCCGATATGGTTTTTTACTGGGCCAGGAACATATGCCAACCATGCTGCATGGCCGTGGAGATTTTCTGGCCCGGGCAACTTCCATAGCGATGGATTTTCTAGCAACAGGAACGGAAGGATATTTTCTGATGGTGGAAGGATCACAGATTGATTGGGCCGGTCATGGGAATCAGGTGGAGTATATGAAAGCAGAAGTCAATGATTTTGAGAGTACAGTCGGGATCGTGATGGACTATGCGCAAGAGAATGGGGAAACCCTGGTTATTGTAACTGCCGATCATGAAACGGGTGGATTTACACTGGGGGCTGCAGGAAACAACAGTCAGGGGACTTCTGACTACTCGGTGATTGAACCGACTTTTGCCTCCACCAATCATTCTGCAGCCCTGGTACCTGTATTTGCCTATGGTCCCGGTGCAGAAAACTTCATCGGGGTGTACGAGAATACAGAAATTTATCACAAATTAGTAGAATTGATGGAATCTGAGTAA